The following coding sequences are from one Musa acuminata AAA Group cultivar baxijiao chromosome BXJ2-4, Cavendish_Baxijiao_AAA, whole genome shotgun sequence window:
- the LOC135608951 gene encoding monoterpene synthase 8, chloroplastic-like yields the protein MDEKGNLKASLRHQTEGLVSLYEASHLANEGEHVLEEATNFTTKQLKSLMEGSLEPHLREHVAHALELPLNWRMPRLQTRWFIEASQREAKMNPVLLEMAKLDFNRVQIIYQRELREVSRWWNNLGLAQRLPFSRDRLVENYFWTVGWVFEPQFGRCRELHTKANCFIVTLDDVYDIYGTMDELELFTDAVDRWDVNAMDKLPEYMRICFLALFNTTNDIAYNVQKEKGLDIIPHLKKAWADLLKTFTVEARWYHQGYTPNLGEYLENALVSVSVPLILTLAYCTSDDLTQEALDDFQSCPEFARWPSMIFRLCDDLGTSTDELERGDVSKSIQCYMHETGVSEDTARRHIRGLIKGNWRAINGDRSFTSRFEENLKMMAINIPRMAQCMYQFGDGLGKPGQVTNDRIRSLLIEPIPL from the exons ATGGATGAGAAGGGAAACTTGAAAGCCAGCCTTCGCCACCAGACTGAAGGATTGGTGAGCTTGTACGAGGCTTCCCATCTTGCAAATGAAGGAGAGCACGTGCTGGAAGAAGCTACGAACTTCACAACTAAACAGCTCAAGAGCCTCATGGAGGGATCACTTGAGCCTCATCTCAGGGAGCACGTAGCCCATGCCTTGGAGCTTCCATTGAACTGGAGGATGCCGAGGTTACAGACCAGGTGGTTCATAGAAGCATCACAAAGGGAAGCGAAGATGAACCCTGTCCTACTTGAAATGGCTAAGTTGGACTTCAACAGGGTTCAGATCATATATCAGAGGGAACTCAGAGAAGTGTCGAG GTGGTGGAACAATCTTGGCCTGGCGCAGAGGCTTCCATTTTCAAGGGACAGGTTGGTGGAGAACTATTTCTGGACTGTTGGCTGGGTTTTTGAGCCACAGTTTGGTAGATGCAGGGAGTTGCACACGAAGGCAAACTGCTTTATAGTAACATTAGATGATGTGTATGATATTTACGGCACCATGGATGAGCTCGAGCTCTTCACGGATGCTGTCGATAG ATGGGATGTTAATGCAATGGACAAACTTCCAGAGTATATGAGGATATGTTTTCTAGCCCTCTTCAACACTACAAATGACATCGCATACAATGTTCAGAAAGAGAAGGGACTGGACATAATTCCACACCTAAAAAAAGCA TGGGCAGATCTATTGAAGACATTCACGGTGGAAGcgaggtggtaccaccaaggcTACACACCCAATCTTGGAGAGTACTTGGAGAACGCACTGGTATCGGTATCAGTTCCCCTAATACTGACTCTTGCTTATTGCACCAGTGACGATTTAACACAGGAGGCCTTGGATGATTTCCAAAGCTGCCCTGAGTTTGCAAGATGGCCGTCCATGATTTTTCGACTTTGTGATGATTTGGGTACTTCCACG GACGAGCTTGAAAGAGGCGATGTATCCAAATCTATCCAGTGCTACATGCATGAGACCGGTGTATCGGAGGACACGGCTCGTAGGCATATCAGGGGATTAATCAAGGGGAATTGGAGAGCAATAAACGGAGATCGAAGTTTCACTTCGCGTTTTGAGGAAAACCTGAAAATGATGGCCATTAATATCCCTCGAATGGCCCAATGCATGTACCAGTTCGGAGACGGACTCGGTAAACCCGGCCAAGTAACGAACGACCGCATCAGGTCTTTATTAATTGAACCTATACCGCTATAA